One Arthrobacter sp. StoSoilB20 DNA segment encodes these proteins:
- a CDS encoding DUF4395 domain-containing protein, which translates to MTKLPFHPLQLRGHDDAAGAESHRRTDWRAVFAFPNPVNDYAARITAGLVVVLAGATLVTGWGWGLAVLATGFWLRVLFGPRVSPLALLSVKVLAPRIGHVKLVAGPPKRFAQGIGAALTSAAVVLFFTGHQLAAWVLLAILIVAASLEAFAGFCLGCAIFGFLQRRGIIPEAVCEACNNVALRSS; encoded by the coding sequence ATGACCAAGCTTCCCTTTCACCCGTTGCAGTTGCGTGGGCACGATGATGCTGCAGGGGCTGAATCACACCGCAGGACTGATTGGCGTGCCGTTTTCGCGTTCCCCAATCCCGTGAACGACTACGCTGCCCGCATCACCGCCGGGCTCGTGGTGGTTCTGGCCGGGGCAACACTCGTGACGGGCTGGGGATGGGGCTTGGCGGTACTTGCCACAGGTTTTTGGCTCCGCGTGCTTTTTGGTCCCCGTGTTTCCCCGCTCGCGCTGCTTTCGGTTAAAGTGCTCGCACCCAGGATCGGGCACGTGAAGCTCGTTGCCGGCCCGCCCAAGCGCTTTGCCCAGGGCATTGGCGCCGCCTTGACCAGTGCCGCCGTCGTGCTGTTCTTCACCGGCCACCAGCTCGCTGCCTGGGTCCTGCTGGCTATTTTGATCGTGGCGGCCTCGCTGGAGGCGTTCGCCGGCTTTTGCCTGGGCTGCGCAATTTTCGGCTTCCTGCAGCGCCGCGGCATCATTCCCGAGGCTGTTTGCGAGGCCTGCAACAACGTGGCGCTTCGCAGCTCATAG
- a CDS encoding exonuclease domain-containing protein produces the protein MALDFTAIDFETANGFRGSPCSVGLSKVRGGVVVEEASWLMRPPENHDHFEFHNTRIHGIRAEDVAGRPRFGELFPEIGAFIGSDVLAAHNAAFDLGVIRSGLEVSGLAGPAYDYVCTVMLSRRCYSLVSNSLPYAAEEAGVPLVNHHDAAEDARACAGILVDIARRNNANSIAELYLSLGLNLPQQPAFDPSQGLSKATRSALAARMGGAGEAAPDRAAGGPSGWSAWPEEGPNPLPNPSAEPGHPLYGQTVVFTGDLAITRPEAKVRAAEMGARPESRVTARTTVLIVGDGFVAGDLRAGRLTGKAKRVLELHAKGQQIEVVSEGEFLQMVGGG, from the coding sequence GTGGCATTGGACTTTACGGCGATCGACTTTGAAACAGCCAACGGCTTCCGGGGGTCGCCGTGTTCGGTGGGCCTGAGCAAAGTCCGCGGCGGAGTCGTGGTGGAAGAAGCGTCCTGGTTGATGCGCCCCCCGGAGAACCACGACCACTTTGAGTTCCACAACACCCGCATCCACGGGATCAGGGCCGAAGACGTTGCCGGCCGTCCACGGTTCGGTGAACTCTTTCCCGAAATCGGTGCGTTCATCGGCAGTGACGTCCTCGCAGCCCACAACGCAGCCTTCGACCTCGGAGTCATCCGTTCCGGCCTCGAAGTATCAGGGCTCGCCGGCCCCGCCTATGACTATGTCTGCACTGTCATGCTTTCCCGGCGCTGCTACTCCCTGGTGTCCAACTCCCTGCCGTACGCCGCGGAAGAAGCCGGGGTGCCCCTGGTCAACCACCACGATGCGGCGGAGGATGCCCGGGCCTGCGCTGGAATCCTGGTGGACATCGCCCGGCGGAACAACGCGAACAGCATCGCCGAACTGTATCTCTCCTTGGGCCTTAACCTTCCCCAGCAGCCTGCGTTCGATCCCTCCCAAGGTCTTTCCAAAGCCACCCGTTCTGCGCTCGCAGCCAGGATGGGAGGCGCTGGTGAAGCTGCGCCGGACCGTGCTGCCGGAGGTCCCAGTGGATGGTCGGCCTGGCCCGAGGAAGGCCCCAATCCCTTACCGAATCCCAGCGCGGAGCCCGGGCACCCCTTGTACGGACAGACTGTGGTTTTCACCGGGGATCTTGCCATCACCCGGCCTGAAGCCAAAGTGCGTGCCGCGGAGATGGGAGCCCGGCCCGAGAGCAGGGTGACGGCAAGGACCACCGTGCTGATCGTCGGCGACGGTTTTGTGGCCGGGGACCTGCGTGCCGGTCGACTCACGGGCAAAGCCAAGCGGGTGCTGGAGCTCCATGCCAAGGGCCAACAAATCGAGGTTGTCTCCGAAGGCGAATTCCTGCAGATGGTGGGCGGGGGCTAA
- a CDS encoding ABC transporter ATP-binding protein, with product MNETIVEARHLIKHYKDLNALDNVNLSLSANRIYGLLGRNGAGKTTLMSILTAQAFATSGEALVFGASAYENDAVLSRICFIRESQKYPDDFQPRHAFRSAALFYKDWDQGFADRLAEDFQLPLTRRIKKLSRGQLSAVGVIIGLASRAELTFFDEPYLGLDAVARQLFYDRLVEDYARHPRTIILSSHLIDEVANLLEHVVVIDRGRIIMDADAEEIRGSAVTVSGSAETVDSFLSGRKVLHRETLGSLASVTVDEVLDHRERTEARELGLELSPVSLQQLVVRKTMAGADSAGTPSGDFADDTMEARR from the coding sequence GTGAACGAGACCATCGTCGAGGCCCGTCACCTGATCAAGCACTACAAAGACCTCAACGCACTGGACAACGTCAACCTCAGCCTCTCCGCGAACCGTATCTACGGCCTGCTGGGGAGAAACGGCGCCGGGAAGACCACGCTGATGTCCATCCTCACCGCCCAGGCCTTTGCCACCTCCGGGGAAGCACTCGTCTTTGGCGCCAGCGCCTATGAAAATGACGCCGTGTTATCCAGGATCTGCTTCATCCGGGAATCGCAGAAGTATCCGGACGATTTCCAGCCCCGCCACGCTTTCCGCTCTGCCGCCCTGTTCTACAAGGACTGGGACCAGGGTTTCGCGGACCGGCTGGCCGAAGACTTCCAGCTTCCCCTCACACGCCGCATCAAGAAGCTCTCACGGGGGCAGTTATCCGCCGTCGGGGTCATCATCGGCCTCGCCTCCCGCGCAGAACTGACCTTCTTCGATGAGCCGTACCTGGGGCTCGACGCCGTTGCCCGGCAATTGTTCTATGACCGCCTGGTTGAGGACTACGCCCGGCACCCGCGAACCATCATCCTCTCCTCCCACCTGATCGATGAGGTAGCAAACCTCCTGGAGCACGTAGTGGTGATTGACCGGGGCCGGATCATCATGGACGCCGATGCCGAGGAGATCCGGGGTTCGGCCGTCACGGTATCCGGCTCTGCCGAAACGGTGGATTCGTTCCTCAGCGGCAGGAAGGTCCTGCACCGCGAAACGCTCGGATCCCTGGCGTCGGTGACCGTGGACGAGGTGTTGGATCACCGCGAACGCACCGAGGCCCGGGAGTTGGGGCTTGAACTGTCGCCGGTTTCCTTGCAGCAGTTGGTGGTGCGAAAGACCATGGCCGGCGCCGACTCTGCAGGGACGCCGAGTGGCGACTTCGCCGATGACACGATGGAGGCACGACGATGA
- a CDS encoding GntR family transcriptional regulator, with product MIDDSKPIFLQIAELIENGIVDGTMAEESQVPSTNEFAAFHRINPATAAKGVNLLVDSGILYKRRGIGMFVATGARAQLIARRTEEFVEQYVKPLALEARKLGITAEQLNTMIERTSGLVPETGTDKERSAAL from the coding sequence ATGATCGATGACAGCAAGCCGATCTTCCTTCAGATCGCAGAGCTCATCGAGAACGGAATCGTGGACGGAACCATGGCCGAAGAGTCGCAGGTGCCCTCCACCAACGAGTTTGCTGCCTTCCATCGGATCAACCCGGCGACCGCCGCCAAAGGCGTCAACCTGCTGGTGGATTCAGGAATTCTGTACAAGCGCAGGGGGATAGGGATGTTCGTAGCAACAGGGGCCCGCGCCCAGTTGATAGCGCGCCGCACCGAAGAATTTGTCGAGCAATACGTCAAGCCGCTGGCTTTGGAAGCCCGGAAGCTGGGCATTACGGCCGAGCAGCTGAACACCATGATTGAACGCACCTCCGGGCTTGTACCGGAAACCGGGACAGACAAAGAAAGGAGCGCGGCCCTGTGA
- a CDS encoding VTT domain-containing protein gives MNDLAVSTIGGAGPVQPSMASFLPDWLNPDVFLRDSPLGPWVILLVCAIVFAETGLLVGFFLPGDSMLFTAGLLVSTGAIEFNLFAMCGLIIVAAIIGNQTGYLIGSKAGPAIFNKPDSRLFKRENVESAHAFFEKHGGKALILARFVPIIRTFVPVIVGVAQMDKRKFFLFNVIGAVLWGGGVTLLGAWLGQFEWVGNNIDIIFIVIVLISVIPIFIEIGRGFVAKRRAAAGGGDPVEEFIEEHEGGKQEH, from the coding sequence ATAAACGACCTTGCCGTATCCACCATCGGGGGTGCGGGACCGGTTCAACCCTCCATGGCTTCGTTCCTGCCGGACTGGCTGAACCCTGACGTCTTCCTCCGCGATTCACCGCTGGGACCCTGGGTGATCCTCCTGGTCTGCGCCATCGTTTTCGCAGAAACAGGCCTCCTGGTGGGTTTCTTCCTGCCGGGTGATTCGATGCTGTTCACGGCAGGGCTGCTGGTCTCCACCGGTGCCATCGAATTCAATCTCTTCGCCATGTGCGGCCTGATCATCGTCGCTGCCATCATCGGCAACCAGACTGGCTACCTCATAGGGTCAAAGGCCGGCCCGGCCATCTTCAACAAGCCTGATTCACGGCTTTTCAAGAGGGAAAACGTCGAAAGCGCCCACGCGTTCTTTGAAAAGCACGGTGGCAAGGCCTTGATCCTTGCCCGCTTCGTTCCCATCATCCGGACCTTCGTGCCGGTCATCGTGGGCGTTGCGCAGATGGATAAGCGCAAGTTCTTCCTCTTCAACGTCATCGGCGCTGTCCTTTGGGGCGGCGGAGTGACCCTGCTCGGTGCATGGCTTGGCCAGTTCGAGTGGGTCGGAAACAACATCGACATCATTTTCATTGTGATCGTCCTGATCTCGGTCATCCCGATCTTCATTGAGATTGGACGTGGATTCGTGGCCAAGCGCCGTGCGGCTGCCGGAGGCGGGGACCCCGTGGAGGAGTTCATCGAGGAACACGAGGGCGGCAAGCAGGAGCACTGA